The following proteins are co-located in the Desulfatitalea tepidiphila genome:
- a CDS encoding DUF294 nucleotidyltransferase-like domain-containing protein yields MSIEGLTSVGREADDLLPALLAEKAGVPEVLSIMASLYERLTRQVLQLSEDRLQREGWGPPPVDYCWINMGSAARREQVFRTDQDNALIYDTPPQEKAEATAGYFAHLAGTAVEALAACGFALCPGGVMASNAKWRRSVADWLRAVDGWVASPAPEDTRVLTILLDFQVVWGREDLGNRVRDRIFGAFEASGSASHLLVRDDRQSAAPVSFLGTIATEKRGPHKNRLNLKTAGLVHLVNGLRVLAVNHRVREASSLERLARLAEQGALSMEDAAFFRTCFETLMLFMIRADLESIRRGGRPDHYLDPESLSRNEQSLLKDALYGGARMQKLVGKRYGMSWLNFFS; encoded by the coding sequence ATGTCGATAGAAGGGTTGACCAGCGTCGGCCGGGAGGCCGATGATCTGCTTCCGGCCCTTCTGGCGGAAAAGGCCGGGGTCCCCGAGGTGCTCAGCATCATGGCTTCCCTTTACGAACGACTGACGCGTCAGGTCCTGCAGCTTAGTGAAGACCGGTTGCAGCGGGAAGGCTGGGGGCCGCCTCCGGTGGATTACTGCTGGATCAACATGGGCAGCGCCGCCCGCCGCGAACAGGTGTTCCGCACGGATCAGGACAACGCCTTGATTTATGATACACCGCCGCAGGAGAAGGCCGAAGCGACCGCCGGCTATTTCGCGCACCTGGCCGGGACGGCCGTCGAGGCTTTGGCCGCCTGCGGCTTCGCACTCTGCCCGGGCGGGGTCATGGCCAGCAATGCCAAGTGGCGCCGTTCTGTGGCCGATTGGCTTCGGGCGGTGGATGGCTGGGTGGCCTCACCTGCCCCGGAAGACACCCGTGTATTGACGATCCTGCTCGACTTCCAGGTCGTCTGGGGCAGAGAGGATCTCGGGAACAGGGTGCGCGATCGCATCTTCGGCGCCTTCGAGGCGTCCGGCAGCGCCAGCCACCTGCTGGTCAGAGACGATCGCCAGTCCGCAGCGCCTGTGTCGTTTCTCGGGACGATTGCCACCGAAAAGCGGGGCCCCCACAAGAACAGACTGAACCTCAAGACCGCCGGCCTGGTGCACCTCGTCAACGGGCTGCGGGTGTTGGCCGTGAACCACCGGGTCAGAGAGGCCTCCTCCCTCGAGCGCCTCGCCCGCCTCGCGGAGCAGGGCGCCCTGTCCATGGAAGACGCCGCTTTTTTCCGCACCTGCTTCGAAACCTTGATGCTCTTCATGATCCGGGCCGACCTGGAAAGCATCCGGCGGGGGGGCCGCCCCGATCATTATCTGGATCCCGAGTCCCTGTCCCGTAACGAGCAATCCCTGCTTAAAGACGCCCTTTACGGCGGCGCCCGCATGCAGAAGCTGGTGGGCAAACGCTACGGGATGTCCTGGCTGAACTTCTTTTCATAA